In Arsenicicoccus sp. oral taxon 190, the following are encoded in one genomic region:
- a CDS encoding proline dehydrogenase family protein produces the protein MLELGDALRVASLRMARLGRVQSVIEDSPGTRDILGRYIAGDSTGSALDAARDLMQTGRAVTVAYLGPDADSRSRSDATVREHLQLVAEAGRRRLTTDHDLELSVRPQAFGRLDQETGRALALSQLQQVARAAHNAGVELTLDMEGLETVAPTLEIAERLRADLPSVGVTVQAALLRTEQDCRDLAAAGARVRLVKGAYKLDERKSFDAAPDVDRSYVRCLRILMAGEGYPMVATHDPRITDIAGALAREVGRGPDRYEYQMYLGIRPLEQTAIADRGERMRVYVAYGPAWYSYLVRRVAERPANVTFFLRSLLSRR, from the coding sequence ATGTTGGAGCTCGGGGACGCCCTGCGCGTCGCATCCCTGCGGATGGCGCGGCTCGGTCGCGTCCAGTCGGTGATCGAGGACTCGCCGGGCACCCGGGACATCCTCGGGCGCTACATCGCCGGGGACTCCACCGGCTCGGCCCTCGACGCCGCGCGCGACCTGATGCAGACCGGGCGCGCCGTCACGGTGGCCTACCTCGGGCCCGACGCCGACTCGCGCTCGCGCAGCGACGCCACGGTGCGCGAGCACCTCCAGCTCGTCGCGGAGGCGGGGCGTCGCCGGCTGACGACCGACCACGACCTCGAGCTCAGCGTCCGGCCCCAGGCCTTCGGCCGGCTCGACCAGGAGACCGGGCGGGCGCTCGCGCTGTCGCAGCTGCAGCAGGTCGCCCGGGCCGCCCACAACGCGGGCGTCGAGCTGACCCTCGACATGGAGGGGCTCGAGACCGTCGCCCCGACCCTGGAGATCGCCGAGCGCCTGCGGGCCGACCTGCCGAGCGTCGGCGTCACCGTGCAGGCCGCCCTGCTGCGCACCGAGCAGGACTGCCGTGACCTGGCGGCCGCCGGCGCCCGGGTCCGGCTGGTCAAGGGCGCCTACAAGCTCGACGAGCGCAAGTCCTTCGACGCGGCCCCCGACGTCGACCGGTCCTACGTGCGGTGCCTGCGGATCCTCATGGCGGGCGAGGGCTACCCGATGGTGGCCACCCACGACCCGCGCATCACCGACATCGCCGGCGCCCTGGCCCGGGAGGTGGGACGCGGGCCCGACCGTTACGAGTACCAGATGTACCTCGGCATCCGCCCCCTGGAGCAGACCGCCATCGCCGACCGCGGCGAGCGCATGCGCGTCTACGTCGCCTACGGCCCGGCCTGGTACTCCTACCTCGTGCGCCGCGTCGCCGAGCGCCCCGCCAACGTCACCTTCTTCCTCCGGTCGCTGCTGTCCCGCCGGTAG
- the proC gene encoding pyrroline-5-carboxylate reductase, which translates to MTDLSARTVAFYGVGAMGSALLAALVGGDHPADQVVAVDAHPPALDRLREAYAVRTTSDLAEAARAADVHVVAVKPGDVPGLLATLAEHLGGDDLVVSVAAGVTSQALEEALPDDVAVVRVMPNTPALVGQGMAVVSPGSRCSEEQLELAQRVLAPSGQVLALPEKHLDAVTGVSGSGPAYAFYLAEAMTEGGVLQGLPREVAATLAAQTLLGAATMLVEGEDSPSVLRERVSSPGGTTMAALAELDERAVRAAVVAAVRRATERSAELGRAR; encoded by the coding sequence ATGACAGACCTCAGCGCGCGCACCGTCGCGTTCTACGGCGTGGGAGCCATGGGCTCCGCGCTGCTCGCCGCGCTGGTCGGGGGCGACCACCCGGCGGACCAGGTGGTCGCGGTGGACGCGCACCCTCCGGCGCTCGACCGGCTGCGGGAGGCGTATGCCGTCCGCACGACGTCCGACCTGGCCGAGGCTGCGCGCGCCGCCGACGTGCACGTGGTGGCGGTCAAGCCGGGTGACGTACCGGGGCTGCTGGCGACGCTGGCCGAGCACCTCGGCGGCGACGACCTCGTCGTCAGCGTCGCGGCCGGGGTGACCAGCCAGGCGCTCGAGGAGGCGCTGCCCGACGACGTCGCCGTGGTGCGGGTCATGCCCAACACCCCCGCCCTGGTCGGGCAGGGGATGGCGGTGGTGAGCCCCGGCAGCCGCTGCTCCGAGGAGCAGCTCGAGCTGGCCCAGCGGGTGCTGGCGCCGTCCGGGCAGGTCCTGGCGCTGCCCGAGAAGCACCTGGACGCGGTCACGGGCGTCAGCGGCTCGGGCCCGGCCTACGCGTTCTACCTGGCCGAGGCCATGACCGAGGGTGGCGTCCTGCAGGGGCTGCCCCGCGAGGTCGCCGCGACGCTGGCGGCGCAGACCCTCCTCGGCGCGGCCACCATGCTGGTCGAGGGTGAGGACTCCCCGAGCGTGCTGCGCGAGCGCGTGAGCTCGCCGGGCGGGACCACGATGGCCGCCCTGGCGGAGCTCGACGAGCGGGCCGTGCGGGCCGCCGTCGTCGCCGCGGTCCGGCGGGCCACCGAGCGCTCCGCCGAGCTGGGCCGAGCGCGCTAA